One Nitrospirota bacterium genomic region harbors:
- the purF gene encoding amidophosphoribosyltransferase, whose amino-acid sequence MMLTTPDKFHEECAVFGIYGHREAANLTYLGLYALQHRGQEGSGIVSSDGEQFHVEKGMGLVADIYTKPVIKRLPGHVAIGHNRYSTAGGSNLKNVQPLTVNFALGNLALAHNGNLINAQMLRNELEAYGAIFQSTSDSEVMIHLIAQSRADSLLSRVIDALSQVRGAFSVVILTDQGIVAARDPWGFRPLCLGRLREAWLVASETCAFDLIGAEYVREIEPGELVVLNQEGVTSYKPFARAKPAQCVFEYIYFARPDSRIFGNHAVYLTRKALGRQLAKEAWVDADIVIPVPDSGVPAALGFSEGAGIPFENGLIRNHYVGRTFIEPEQRIRHFGVKIKLNAVQEVLSGKRVVVVDDSIVRGTTSRKIVKMLRHAGAKEVHMRISSPPILSPCFYGIDTPTKKELIGSSHSVQEIRKYITADSLAYLSLDGMLKAAPGSPDLYCNACFTERYPIPFTKAEELQLGLF is encoded by the coding sequence ATGATGCTGACCACCCCCGACAAATTCCACGAGGAGTGCGCGGTCTTCGGCATCTACGGCCACCGTGAGGCGGCCAACCTGACCTACCTGGGCCTCTACGCGCTCCAGCACCGGGGGCAGGAGGGCTCCGGCATCGTGTCCTCCGACGGGGAGCAATTCCACGTCGAGAAGGGCATGGGGCTCGTCGCCGACATCTACACCAAGCCGGTGATCAAGCGGCTGCCCGGCCACGTGGCCATCGGCCACAACCGCTATTCGACAGCGGGCGGCAGCAACCTCAAGAACGTCCAGCCGCTGACCGTCAACTTCGCGCTCGGCAACCTGGCCCTGGCCCACAACGGCAACCTCATCAACGCGCAGATGCTCCGGAACGAACTGGAGGCCTACGGGGCGATCTTCCAGTCCACCTCGGACAGCGAGGTCATGATCCACCTGATCGCCCAGTCCCGCGCCGACTCGCTCCTGTCCCGCGTGATTGACGCGCTGAGCCAGGTGCGCGGCGCCTTCTCGGTGGTGATCCTGACGGACCAGGGCATCGTCGCGGCCCGCGATCCCTGGGGGTTCCGGCCCCTCTGCCTGGGCCGGCTGCGGGAGGCCTGGCTGGTGGCCTCGGAGACCTGCGCCTTCGACCTGATCGGGGCCGAGTACGTGCGGGAGATCGAGCCGGGCGAGCTGGTCGTCCTGAACCAGGAGGGGGTGACTTCCTACAAGCCCTTCGCGAGGGCCAAGCCGGCCCAGTGCGTGTTCGAGTACATCTACTTCGCCCGGCCGGACAGCCGCATCTTCGGGAACCACGCGGTCTACCTGACCCGCAAGGCCCTGGGCCGGCAACTGGCCAAGGAGGCCTGGGTGGACGCGGACATCGTGATCCCGGTCCCGGACTCGGGCGTGCCGGCGGCGCTGGGCTTCTCGGAGGGCGCCGGCATTCCGTTCGAGAACGGGCTCATCCGGAACCACTATGTGGGACGGACCTTCATCGAGCCGGAGCAGCGCATCCGCCACTTCGGGGTGAAGATCAAGCTGAACGCGGTGCAGGAGGTGCTGAGCGGGAAGCGGGTGGTGGTCGTGGACGACTCGATCGTGCGGGGAACGACCAGCCGCAAGATCGTCAAGATGCTGCGGCACGCCGGCGCGAAGGAAGTCCACATGCGGATCAGCTCGCCCCCGATCCTCTCGCCCTGCTTCTACGGCATCGACACCCCGACCAAGAAGGAGCTGATCGGCTCCAGCCACTCGGTCCAGGAGATCCGAAAGTACATCACGGCCGACAGCCTGGCCTACCTGAGCCTGGACGGGATGCTCAAGGCTGCGCCCGGCTCCCCCGACCTCTACTGCAACGCCTGCTTCACCGAACGCTATCCCATCCCCTTCACGAAAGCGGAAGAGCTGCAGCTCGGGCTCTTCTAA
- a CDS encoding tetratricopeptide repeat protein gives MLSTQSEQLNRQGNDHFSRGFYTEAYVCYVQALECDRLSGDRRAMAATLGNLGNICAVSGRREQALAYYQEVLELQKILGDERGIGTTLANLGNLRADAGEWERAKAYYLEALDLMRRTGDEMGMAVLYSDLGLVARETGQYEEAMRHYEQSLTFMRRLGNHAGMADAWRMMARTYLTQDRPEEALACCRTSLALAERVRDDLRVGGAWYLMTHCYEQLGRLREAVELLERVVRVDQKYHLPKLEENAKRLEALKARLAHGAAAEPASSRASERPA, from the coding sequence ATGCTGTCCACGCAATCAGAGCAGCTCAACCGGCAGGGCAACGACCACTTCTCGCGCGGCTTCTACACGGAGGCCTACGTCTGCTACGTGCAGGCGCTGGAATGCGACCGGCTCAGCGGGGACCGGCGGGCGATGGCGGCCACGCTCGGCAACCTCGGCAACATCTGCGCCGTGAGCGGCAGGCGGGAGCAGGCCCTGGCCTATTACCAGGAGGTGCTGGAGCTCCAGAAGATCCTGGGCGACGAGCGGGGCATCGGCACGACGCTGGCCAACCTGGGCAACCTGCGCGCCGACGCCGGCGAGTGGGAACGGGCCAAGGCCTACTATCTGGAGGCGCTGGACCTGATGCGGCGCACCGGGGACGAGATGGGCATGGCGGTGCTCTATTCGGACCTCGGGCTCGTGGCCCGCGAGACCGGCCAGTACGAGGAGGCCATGCGGCACTATGAGCAGTCGCTGACCTTCATGCGCCGGCTCGGCAACCACGCGGGCATGGCCGACGCCTGGCGCATGATGGCCCGGACCTACCTGACTCAGGACCGGCCGGAGGAGGCCCTGGCCTGCTGCCGGACGAGCCTGGCCCTGGCCGAGCGGGTGCGGGACGACCTGCGGGTCGGCGGCGCCTGGTATCTGATGACCCATTGCTACGAGCAACTGGGCCGGCTCAGGGAGGCGGTGGAGCTGCTGGAGCGGGTCGTGCGCGTGGATCAGAAGTACCATCTGCCCAAGCTGGAGGAGAATGCCAAACGGCTGGAGGCCCTGAAGGCCAGGCTCGCGCACGGAGCCGCGGCCGAGCCGGCCTCTTCCCGGGCCTCGGAGCGGCCGGCATGA
- a CDS encoding TlpA disulfide reductase family protein: MKRIIVMLLAPVLLAALAATVSAKSFFKVGEKAPTFTLTSVAGETVSLDSLKGKVVVLGLFHICEPCLMQGTNLQKVYEATRGKDVAVVGVNSSGNSKKAILEFLSQFPVKVTYPYLVDPEKVTDKLYGGGRFIPNVYIIDRDGVIRWQRVGNMDLAGPDVILAEVDKLLAGTPSRM; encoded by the coding sequence ATGAAACGGATCATCGTGATGCTGCTGGCGCCGGTTCTGCTCGCCGCGCTCGCGGCGACGGTGTCGGCCAAGAGCTTCTTCAAGGTCGGCGAGAAGGCCCCGACCTTCACCCTGACCTCGGTCGCCGGCGAGACCGTCTCGCTGGACAGCCTGAAGGGCAAGGTGGTCGTGCTCGGGTTGTTCCATATCTGCGAGCCCTGTCTGATGCAGGGGACCAACCTGCAGAAGGTGTACGAGGCCACCAGAGGCAAGGACGTGGCGGTCGTGGGGGTGAATTCGTCCGGCAATTCCAAGAAGGCCATCCTCGAATTCCTCTCCCAGTTTCCGGTCAAGGTGACCTATCCGTACCTCGTGGACCCGGAGAAGGTCACGGACAAGCTCTACGGCGGGGGCCGGTTCATCCCGAACGTCTACATCATTGACCGGGACGGGGTGATCCGCTGGCAGCGGGTCGGCAACATGGACCTGGCCGGCCCGGACGTGATCCTCGCGGAGGTGGACAAGCTGCTGGCCGGTACGCCGTCGAGGATGTAG